The following proteins are encoded in a genomic region of Nocardioides sp. cx-173:
- a CDS encoding FAD-binding protein, producing MDELEVDVAVVGGGACGAMAALRASADPALVVGVFEKSTREGCNAEISSGSLAAGGTRFQREAGIEDSPELHAREILAASGDLANSEVVHALCAAAPEYVEWLADELDYPMEIAGDLPRAGMSVTRLHTDTGRSGGRPLIQHLRAALEERDNVAFVDEAPAVRLTHTGGVVDGVVVAQNGGELRVHAETVVLALDGFAGNPALMKEHCAHLGDPFYGGVSTSTGDALPWLSEVGAELRHLGACLRSGLVVVGHGTRVSPSLPFFGAVLVDLEGRRFVDEEAQGYSKLAGILQHLPGQRASMVWDDEAHAATSDSEMMRETTRAGGYRTHADERSLAEALGLPEETVRAALQPHPGRRPLRAPYHHAWVTHGVLTTQGGAVIDTVGRVLRPDGTPVRGLRAGGGTAVGLAGPESDGYVSGNGLLSAFGMGWLIGNDLAGR from the coding sequence GACGAGCTGGAGGTCGACGTCGCCGTCGTGGGCGGCGGCGCGTGCGGTGCGATGGCGGCGCTGCGCGCGTCCGCCGACCCGGCGCTGGTGGTCGGGGTGTTCGAGAAGAGCACTCGTGAGGGCTGCAACGCCGAGATCTCCAGCGGCAGCCTGGCCGCCGGCGGCACCCGCTTCCAGCGGGAGGCCGGGATCGAGGACTCCCCCGAGCTCCACGCGAGGGAGATCCTCGCGGCCAGCGGCGACCTCGCCAACAGCGAGGTCGTGCATGCCCTGTGCGCGGCCGCGCCGGAGTACGTCGAGTGGCTGGCCGACGAGCTCGACTACCCGATGGAGATCGCCGGCGACCTGCCCCGCGCGGGCATGTCGGTCACCCGGCTGCACACTGACACCGGCCGCTCCGGCGGGCGACCGCTGATCCAGCACCTGCGCGCCGCGCTCGAGGAGCGCGACAACGTCGCCTTCGTCGACGAGGCGCCGGCGGTCCGGCTGACCCACACCGGCGGCGTCGTCGACGGCGTCGTCGTCGCGCAGAACGGCGGTGAGCTGCGGGTCCACGCGGAGACGGTCGTACTCGCGCTGGACGGCTTCGCCGGCAACCCAGCCCTGATGAAGGAGCACTGCGCCCACCTGGGTGATCCCTTCTACGGCGGGGTGAGCACGAGCACCGGCGACGCCCTGCCGTGGCTGAGCGAGGTCGGCGCCGAGCTGCGCCACCTGGGCGCCTGCCTGCGCTCGGGCCTCGTGGTCGTCGGCCATGGCACCCGGGTCAGCCCCTCGCTGCCGTTCTTCGGCGCCGTGCTGGTCGATCTCGAGGGACGTCGCTTCGTCGACGAGGAGGCGCAGGGCTACTCCAAGCTGGCCGGCATCCTGCAGCACCTGCCCGGCCAGCGGGCCTCGATGGTCTGGGACGACGAGGCGCACGCCGCCACCAGCGACTCCGAGATGATGCGGGAGACCACCCGCGCCGGCGGCTACCGCACCCACGCCGACGAGCGCTCGCTCGCCGAGGCCCTCGGGCTCCCCGAGGAGACGGTCCGCGCCGCGCTGCAGCCGCACCCCGGACGGCGGCCGCTGCGGGCGCCGTACCACCATGCCTGGGTGACGCACGGCGTCCTCACCACCCAGGGCGGGGCCGTCATCGACACCGTCGGGCGGGTCCTTCGTCCCGACGGCACCCCGGTGCGCGGCCTGCGTGCCGGCGGCGGCACGGCGGTCGGGCTGGCCGGCCCCGAGTCCGACGGCTACGTGTCCGGCAACGGGCTGCTCTCGGCGTTCGGCATGGGCTGGCTGATCGGCAACGACCTCGCGGGTCGCTGA
- a CDS encoding MBL fold metallo-hydrolase: MELAPHLHRIGNDVVAAYLVDTADGVTVVDAGLPGHWRDLLAELAAMGRSVKDVRGVVLTHGDSDHIGFAERLRRDHGVPVYVHADDAERARSGDKPKTPVGPLRLGPLLGFAGYALRKRGWRTAYLTEVVEMHDGDVLPLPGSPRIVGMPGHSPGSVAVHVPAVDAVFVGDALTTRHVLTGRTGVQPAPFTDDPDEALESLGRLAGLDATWVLPGHGAPWRGDLAEVQETARRAR; the protein is encoded by the coding sequence ATGGAGCTCGCCCCGCACCTGCACCGCATCGGCAACGACGTCGTGGCCGCCTACCTCGTCGACACCGCCGACGGCGTGACCGTCGTCGATGCCGGCCTGCCGGGCCACTGGCGCGACCTGCTCGCCGAGCTCGCGGCGATGGGCCGCTCGGTCAAGGACGTACGTGGGGTGGTGCTCACCCACGGCGACTCCGACCACATCGGCTTCGCCGAGCGGCTGCGCCGCGACCACGGCGTCCCCGTCTACGTGCACGCCGACGACGCGGAGCGCGCGCGCAGCGGCGACAAGCCCAAGACGCCGGTGGGCCCCCTGCGCCTCGGACCGCTGCTCGGCTTCGCCGGCTACGCGCTGCGCAAGCGCGGCTGGCGCACGGCCTACCTCACCGAGGTCGTCGAGATGCACGACGGCGACGTGCTGCCACTGCCGGGCTCACCGCGGATCGTCGGGATGCCGGGGCACTCGCCGGGCAGCGTGGCCGTCCACGTCCCGGCCGTGGACGCCGTCTTCGTCGGCGACGCCCTCACCACGCGCCACGTGCTGACGGGCCGTACGGGCGTCCAGCCGGCACCGTTCACCGACGACCCCGACGAGGCACTGGAGTCGCTCGGACGGCTGGCCGGGCTCGACGCGACCTGGGTGCTGCCCGGCCACGGCGCCCCGTGGCGCGGCGACCTGGCCGAGGTCCAGGAGACCGCGCGCCGAGCCCGGTGA
- a CDS encoding TetR/AcrR family transcriptional regulator — protein sequence MPAPERTSLEQIVTAGRELLESEGPARLTMQAVAARVGVRAPSLYKRVRDRDSLLALVAGATIEDLVGRLDEAEASVAGLARTFRSFAHERPEGFRLMMAASTDGEALARASAPVLRIAEELVGSDDALEAARLVTAWATGFITMELAGAFRLHGDLERAFEFGLERISSTLSRRP from the coding sequence ATGCCAGCACCCGAGCGCACGTCGCTGGAGCAGATCGTCACGGCCGGCCGCGAGCTCCTCGAGAGCGAGGGGCCCGCGCGGCTCACCATGCAGGCGGTCGCGGCGCGCGTGGGCGTGCGGGCACCGTCGCTCTACAAGCGGGTCCGCGATCGTGACTCCCTGCTCGCCCTGGTCGCGGGCGCGACCATCGAGGACCTGGTCGGGCGGCTGGACGAGGCGGAGGCCTCGGTCGCGGGGCTCGCACGCACCTTCCGGTCGTTCGCGCACGAGCGGCCCGAGGGGTTCCGGCTGATGATGGCGGCGTCCACGGACGGTGAGGCGCTCGCCCGCGCGAGCGCTCCGGTCCTGCGCATCGCCGAGGAGCTGGTCGGCAGTGACGACGCGCTGGAGGCGGCGCGGCTGGTCACGGCCTGGGCAACCGGGTTCATCACCATGGAGCTAGCCGGGGCGTTCCGCCTGCACGGCGACCTCGAGCGCGCCTTCGAGTTCGGCCTCGAGCGGATCTCGTCCACCCTGTCGCGGCGGCCCTGA
- a CDS encoding helix-turn-helix transcriptional regulator — protein MAARARPDTSPTARALRALELLGSRPVTTAGELAERLGVTERAARRYVGILREAGVPVQSERGPHGGYRLGRGTRLPPVVFSQEEALVLVMAVLDGQSTSADADGLVGAALGKVVRALPELVGREAAALREHASAAPRRDAARPDPVTTSALVTAVAERRRVSVTYRGDASAEWESEVDPWAVVVRFGRWYLLCHSHRAGAVRTYRIDRIAGVQATGHGFRRPDDLDPVAALEHHLGAGWRYPTRVVFEAPADEVRPWLRGPMGRLEPLGEGCVLLGSTRNPAMYAQEWLAGVPFDFRVEEGPELRDAVAALVDRLARSIGSG, from the coding sequence ATGGCCGCGCGAGCTCGCCCCGACACCAGCCCGACCGCGCGCGCCCTGCGCGCCCTGGAGCTGCTCGGCTCGCGCCCGGTCACCACCGCCGGCGAGCTCGCGGAGCGCCTCGGGGTCACCGAGCGCGCCGCCCGGCGCTACGTCGGGATCCTGCGCGAGGCCGGCGTCCCGGTCCAGTCCGAGCGCGGTCCCCACGGCGGCTACCGCCTGGGTCGCGGCACCCGGCTGCCGCCGGTGGTCTTCTCCCAGGAGGAGGCCCTGGTGCTGGTGATGGCGGTCCTCGACGGACAGTCCACCTCCGCCGACGCCGACGGGCTGGTCGGGGCCGCCCTGGGCAAGGTCGTGCGGGCCCTGCCCGAGCTCGTCGGTCGCGAGGCGGCGGCCCTGCGCGAGCACGCGTCCGCCGCGCCGCGCCGCGACGCCGCGCGCCCGGACCCGGTCACCACCAGCGCCCTCGTCACGGCGGTCGCGGAGCGCCGACGGGTGAGCGTCACCTACCGCGGCGACGCGAGTGCGGAGTGGGAGAGCGAGGTGGACCCGTGGGCGGTGGTGGTGCGCTTCGGCCGCTGGTACCTGCTGTGCCACTCCCACCGAGCCGGTGCCGTGCGCACCTACCGGATCGACCGCATCGCCGGCGTGCAGGCGACCGGCCACGGCTTCCGCCGGCCCGACGACCTGGACCCGGTCGCCGCGCTGGAGCACCACCTCGGGGCGGGGTGGCGCTACCCCACCCGGGTGGTGTTCGAGGCGCCCGCCGACGAGGTCCGGCCGTGGCTGCGGGGACCGATGGGCCGGCTCGAGCCGCTGGGGGAGGGGTGTGTCCTGCTCGGCAGCACCCGCAACCCCGCGATGTACGCCCAGGAGTGGCTCGCCGGGGTGCCGTTCGACTTCCGGGTGGAGGAGGGCCCCGAGCTGCGCGACGCCGTGGCGGCGCTCGTGGACCGGCTCGCTCGGTCGATCGGGAGCGGCTAG
- a CDS encoding alpha/beta fold hydrolase: MDIILIGGLWLTGAAWDDVVPGLEARGHRAVPLTLLGQGDGAASATLQNQADAVVAAVDAAAGRPLVVGHSAACALAWLAADRRPERVAATALIGGFPAADGEEYFSSLQPEGGVLAFPGWEPFEGPDVADLDGAARARIAATLVDVPEAVVKGTVRLTDERRYDVPTWLVCPEFTPAEAREWVAGGELPELAGAARLEYADLDSGHWPMYSRPADLADLLATIAEGL, encoded by the coding sequence ATGGACATCATCCTCATCGGCGGACTCTGGCTCACCGGCGCGGCGTGGGACGACGTCGTCCCGGGCCTGGAGGCCCGCGGCCACCGCGCCGTCCCCCTCACGCTGCTCGGGCAGGGTGACGGAGCCGCCTCGGCCACGCTGCAGAACCAGGCGGACGCGGTGGTCGCCGCGGTGGACGCGGCCGCGGGGCGGCCCCTGGTCGTCGGCCACTCCGCCGCCTGCGCGCTCGCCTGGCTGGCTGCGGACCGCCGCCCCGAGCGGGTCGCGGCGACCGCGCTGATCGGCGGCTTCCCCGCCGCGGACGGTGAGGAGTACTTCTCCTCCCTCCAGCCCGAGGGAGGTGTGCTCGCCTTCCCCGGGTGGGAGCCGTTCGAGGGGCCCGACGTCGCCGACCTCGACGGCGCCGCCCGCGCGCGCATCGCGGCCACCCTCGTGGACGTGCCGGAGGCGGTCGTCAAGGGCACCGTCCGGCTCACCGACGAGCGCCGCTACGACGTCCCGACCTGGCTGGTCTGCCCGGAGTTCACGCCGGCCGAGGCCCGGGAGTGGGTCGCCGGGGGCGAGCTGCCCGAGCTGGCCGGCGCCGCCCGTCTCGAGTACGCCGACCTCGACTCCGGCCACTGGCCGATGTACAGCCGGCCGGCGGACCTCGCCGACCTGCTGGCCACGATCGCCGAGGGGCTCTAG
- a CDS encoding multidrug effflux MFS transporter, whose translation MTTEESLGRRLLIVLALLSATAPVSIDLYLASFPAVRDSLRTEASSVQLTLTAFLAGLAIGQIFWGPVADRFGRLRPLLVGCAVSTVAAAAAVFAPTIEVLIAARFFQALAGAAGVVICRAIVADRLHGFAAARAMSLLASLTSIAPVLAPLFGGALAGHLSWRAILALVLALTVLQLVGVLTTVRESLPVERRSPRLSYRHLGALLRRPAYLGYATAAAFTFGMLMSFISTSSFVYQGVIGTSELVYGIGFAVNALGMMAGSLISVRLAGRRVPPANTVRAALAVATVGCASFLAVAALPLPAWLLLVPLFVVISSVGFVMGNSGALVMEQSRDYAGSGSAVMGAMMFLFGGLVSPIGGLWGDQTAVPVAVVMLVCGSAAFTCIHLTHRARRTAVAVPVA comes from the coding sequence GTGACGACCGAGGAATCCCTGGGCAGACGGCTGCTGATCGTGCTGGCGCTGCTCTCCGCGACGGCCCCGGTCTCCATCGACCTCTACCTCGCCTCGTTCCCGGCGGTGCGGGACTCGCTGCGCACCGAGGCCTCGAGCGTGCAGCTGACCCTGACCGCGTTCCTCGCCGGTCTCGCGATCGGCCAGATCTTCTGGGGCCCGGTCGCCGACCGCTTCGGTCGCCTGCGCCCGCTCCTCGTGGGCTGCGCCGTCAGCACCGTGGCTGCCGCCGCGGCGGTCTTCGCCCCCACGATCGAGGTGCTGATCGCCGCCAGGTTCTTCCAGGCGCTCGCGGGCGCCGCCGGGGTCGTGATCTGCCGGGCCATCGTCGCCGACCGGCTCCACGGCTTCGCGGCCGCTCGGGCCATGTCGCTGCTGGCCAGCCTCACGAGCATCGCGCCGGTGCTCGCGCCGCTGTTCGGCGGCGCGCTGGCCGGGCACCTGTCCTGGCGCGCCATCCTCGCTCTCGTCCTCGCCCTCACCGTGCTCCAGCTCGTCGGGGTCCTCACGACCGTGCGGGAGTCGCTGCCGGTCGAGCGGCGCAGCCCGCGTCTGAGCTACCGCCACCTCGGCGCGCTGCTGCGGCGTCCGGCGTACCTGGGCTACGCGACCGCGGCGGCCTTCACGTTCGGGATGCTGATGTCCTTCATCTCCACCTCCTCGTTCGTCTACCAGGGGGTGATCGGCACCAGCGAGCTGGTCTACGGCATCGGGTTCGCCGTCAACGCCCTCGGCATGATGGCCGGCTCGCTGATCTCGGTCCGGCTGGCCGGGCGCCGGGTGCCGCCGGCCAACACCGTGCGCGCCGCCCTGGCGGTGGCGACGGTCGGGTGCGCGAGCTTCCTGGCGGTCGCCGCCCTGCCGCTGCCGGCCTGGCTCCTGCTGGTGCCGTTGTTCGTGGTCATCTCGAGCGTCGGGTTCGTCATGGGCAACTCCGGTGCGCTGGTGATGGAGCAGAGCCGCGACTACGCCGGTTCCGGCAGCGCCGTCATGGGCGCCATGATGTTCCTCTTCGGCGGGCTGGTCTCGCCGATCGGTGGCCTCTGGGGCGACCAGACCGCCGTGCCGGTGGCGGTGGTGATGCTGGTCTGCGGCAGCGCCGCCTTCACCTGCATCCACCTCACCCACCGCGCCCGGCGCACCGCCGTCGCGGTGCCGGTGGCCTAG
- the uvrA gene encoding excinuclease ABC subunit UvrA, whose product MSHDPSDPFVHVRGATEHNLRNVDVDVPRDAMVAFTGVSGSGKSSLAFGTIYAEAQRRYFESVAPYARRLLQQVGAPHVQEITGLPPAVALQQRRGAPTSRSSVGTITTLSNLLRMLYSRAGTYPAGAERLGAEAFSPNTAAGACPRCHGLGVVHDVAEELLVPDPDLSIREGAIAAWPGAWQGANLRSIVMGLGIDVDRPWRRLARKDRDWLLFTDEQPSVLIEPERDRIDHGYYGKFWSARKHIQHVLSDSKSERMRERALRFMRATPCPDCGGTGLRPEALAVTFAARSIAEVNALSLADLVALLRPTAELTEASAAVSSADSGETTEVAVRIAADLVARVGVLIDLGLGYLSLGRGSTTLSPGEAQRLRIATQLRSGLFGVVYVLDEPSAGLHPADAEPLLDVLDRLKAAGNSLFVVEHDLDVVRRADWVVDIGPGAGEAGGRVLYSGPVAGLEGVAGSATGDYLFGRAERLEHDPRTPHGWLHLRGVTRHNLRDVSVDVPLCVLTAVTGVSGSGKSTLVTQVLAELVRGHLGLAPDDEDEAELEVDVDDAAGLEAFDRLVRVDQRPIGRTPRSNLATYTGLFDAVRRVFAATEEARARGYAAGRFSFNVVEGRCETCQGEGFVSVELLFLPGTYAPCPTCDGARYNAETLEITYRDRTVADVLAMSVDDAAVFLADVPAARRSLETLRDVGLGYLRLGQPATELSGGEAQRIKLATELQRAHRGHALYLLDEPTSGLHPADIALLLRQLHRLVDAGNTVVLVEHDLAAIGSADWVIDLGPGGGDAGGTVVATGTPEQVASAAGSATAPYLFRWLGARARAHAPG is encoded by the coding sequence GTGAGCCATGATCCGAGTGACCCCTTCGTCCACGTGCGCGGCGCGACCGAGCACAACCTGAGGAACGTCGACGTCGACGTGCCTCGCGACGCGATGGTGGCCTTCACCGGGGTGTCCGGCTCGGGCAAGTCGTCGCTGGCCTTCGGGACGATCTACGCCGAGGCCCAGCGTCGCTACTTCGAGTCCGTGGCGCCCTACGCGCGCCGCCTGCTCCAGCAGGTCGGGGCTCCGCACGTGCAGGAGATCACCGGGCTGCCGCCCGCGGTGGCGCTGCAGCAGCGCCGCGGGGCGCCGACCTCGCGGTCCAGCGTGGGCACCATCACCACGCTCTCCAACCTGCTGCGGATGCTCTACTCGCGGGCCGGCACCTATCCGGCCGGTGCCGAGCGGCTCGGAGCCGAGGCGTTCTCGCCCAACACCGCGGCCGGGGCCTGCCCGCGCTGCCACGGTCTCGGCGTGGTGCACGACGTGGCCGAGGAGCTGCTCGTGCCCGACCCGGACCTGAGCATCCGCGAGGGCGCGATCGCTGCCTGGCCCGGCGCCTGGCAGGGCGCCAACCTGCGCAGCATCGTCATGGGGCTCGGCATCGACGTGGACCGCCCGTGGCGCCGGCTCGCCCGCAAGGACCGGGACTGGCTGCTCTTCACCGACGAGCAGCCCTCGGTGCTGATCGAGCCCGAGCGCGACCGCATCGACCATGGCTACTACGGCAAGTTCTGGAGCGCGCGCAAGCACATCCAGCACGTGCTGTCGGACTCCAAGAGCGAGCGCATGCGCGAGCGGGCCCTGCGCTTCATGCGCGCGACGCCGTGCCCCGACTGCGGCGGCACCGGCCTGCGCCCCGAGGCACTCGCGGTGACCTTCGCCGCGCGCTCCATCGCCGAGGTCAACGCCCTGTCGCTGGCCGACCTCGTGGCACTGCTGCGGCCCACCGCGGAGCTGACGGAGGCGAGCGCGGCCGTCTCGTCGGCCGACAGCGGTGAGACGACCGAGGTCGCCGTCCGGATCGCCGCGGACCTGGTCGCCCGAGTGGGCGTCCTGATCGACCTCGGGCTCGGCTACCTCAGCCTCGGCCGCGGGTCGACCACCCTCTCGCCGGGGGAGGCGCAGCGGCTGCGGATCGCCACCCAGCTCCGCTCGGGGCTGTTCGGCGTCGTCTACGTCCTCGACGAGCCGTCGGCCGGGCTGCACCCCGCCGACGCCGAGCCGCTGCTCGACGTGCTCGACCGGCTCAAGGCGGCCGGCAACTCGCTGTTCGTCGTCGAGCACGACCTGGACGTCGTACGGCGCGCCGACTGGGTGGTCGACATCGGCCCCGGAGCCGGCGAGGCCGGTGGCCGGGTCCTGTACTCCGGGCCGGTCGCCGGGCTGGAGGGCGTCGCCGGGTCGGCCACGGGGGACTACCTGTTCGGCCGTGCCGAGCGCCTCGAGCACGACCCGCGCACCCCCCACGGGTGGCTGCACCTGCGCGGCGTGACCCGTCACAATCTGCGCGACGTCTCCGTCGACGTCCCGCTGTGCGTGCTCACCGCCGTGACCGGGGTGTCCGGCTCCGGCAAGTCGACGCTGGTGACGCAGGTCCTGGCCGAGCTCGTGCGTGGTCACCTCGGGCTGGCGCCCGACGACGAGGACGAGGCCGAGCTCGAGGTGGACGTCGACGACGCGGCCGGCCTGGAGGCGTTCGACCGGCTGGTCCGGGTCGACCAGCGGCCGATCGGGCGCACCCCGCGCTCCAACCTGGCGACGTACACCGGGCTGTTCGACGCGGTGCGCCGGGTCTTCGCGGCGACCGAGGAGGCCCGGGCGCGCGGGTACGCCGCCGGGCGGTTCTCCTTCAACGTCGTGGAGGGCCGGTGCGAGACCTGTCAGGGCGAGGGGTTCGTCTCGGTGGAGCTGCTGTTCCTGCCGGGCACCTACGCGCCGTGCCCCACCTGCGACGGTGCCCGCTACAACGCCGAGACGCTCGAGATCACCTACCGCGACCGCACGGTCGCCGACGTGCTGGCGATGTCGGTCGACGACGCCGCGGTCTTCCTCGCCGACGTCCCGGCCGCGCGGCGCAGCCTGGAGACGCTGCGCGACGTGGGGCTGGGCTACCTGCGGCTGGGGCAGCCGGCCACCGAGCTCAGCGGCGGCGAGGCGCAGCGGATCAAGCTCGCCACCGAGCTGCAGCGCGCCCACCGCGGGCACGCGCTCTACCTGCTGGACGAGCCCACCTCCGGGCTGCACCCGGCCGACATCGCCCTGCTGCTGCGCCAGCTGCACCGCCTCGTCGACGCCGGCAACACGGTGGTCCTGGTCGAGCACGACCTGGCCGCGATCGGCAGTGCGGACTGGGTCATCGACCTCGGGCCGGGCGGCGGAGACGCCGGCGGTACGGTGGTCGCGACGGGCACCCCCGAGCAGGTCGCCTCGGCCGCCGGCAGCGCCACCGCGCCGTACCTCTTCCGATGGCTGGGAGCACGGGCGCGGGCACACGCGCCGGGCTGA
- a CDS encoding fumarylacetoacetate hydrolase family protein, giving the protein MRLAHHHDRAVLVLEHGDHPRGIDVATASGGRFGPAIAGIYPRWEEFRAWAEELLARSPEADVDLDVDLLGAPSPEPRQVFAIGLNYADHADETGYEPPTELPPVFTKFPTSITGPRGEIALPQGGNTDWEVEVVAVIGRPAYRASVEEAWDHVAGLTLGQDLSERARQMSGPAPQFGLAKSHPGFSPMGPWLVTTDELADRDDLALGCTIDGETVQDGRTSKLLYSIPRIISALSEVVSLLPGDVIFTGTPEGVGMGMQPPRYLRSGEVLRTWADGLGEMVHTMR; this is encoded by the coding sequence ATGCGCCTCGCCCACCACCACGACCGAGCCGTGCTCGTCCTCGAGCACGGGGACCACCCGCGCGGCATCGACGTGGCCACCGCCAGCGGCGGCCGCTTCGGGCCGGCCATCGCCGGCATCTACCCGCGCTGGGAGGAGTTCCGGGCCTGGGCCGAGGAGCTGCTCGCCCGCTCGCCCGAGGCGGACGTCGACCTGGACGTCGACCTGCTCGGAGCGCCGTCGCCCGAGCCGCGCCAGGTGTTCGCCATCGGCCTCAACTACGCCGACCACGCCGACGAGACCGGTTACGAGCCCCCCACCGAGCTGCCGCCGGTGTTCACGAAGTTCCCCACGAGCATCACCGGCCCACGCGGCGAGATCGCCCTGCCGCAGGGCGGCAACACCGACTGGGAGGTCGAGGTGGTGGCGGTCATCGGGCGACCGGCGTACCGGGCCAGCGTCGAGGAGGCCTGGGACCACGTCGCCGGCCTGACCCTCGGCCAGGACCTCTCGGAGCGGGCTCGACAGATGTCCGGACCCGCCCCGCAGTTCGGCCTGGCCAAGTCCCACCCGGGCTTCAGCCCGATGGGCCCGTGGCTGGTGACCACTGACGAGCTGGCCGACCGCGACGACCTCGCCCTGGGCTGCACCATCGACGGCGAGACCGTCCAGGACGGGCGCACGAGCAAGTTGCTCTACAGCATCCCGCGCATCATCTCCGCCCTGTCGGAGGTCGTGAGCCTGCTGCCAGGTGACGTGATCTTCACCGGCACCCCCGAGGGAGTCGGCATGGGCATGCAGCCGCCGCGCTACCTGCGGTCGGGGGAGGTCCTGCGCACCTGGGCCGACGGCCTCGGCGAGATGGTGCACACGATGCGCTGA
- a CDS encoding alpha/beta hydrolase: MPRSEPHDPASLTDAQRALYDELRSGPRADPARPGGPVDADGRLTGPFDAMLHSPAVGGPLQRLGAALRYESGLDDQVREMVVLLVAGHHDCAYERVAHERIARRLGVPEETLATLAAARVPATFADDVDATAVPALALAARLLDGRLTDDGDLDVLRDALGPAGVFEVSTLVGYYQTLAHQLALFGVEPPTGRRPDMTDSPTAESTSRYVEAAGVRIHLHEAGAADAPLLLCVHGGAPGAYGWGNFGQNVEAFAAHFRTVVVDLPGYGRSDKPAIEGGRYGFYARVFAALIAELGAESAHVLGMATGGAAAIAMAVDHPEVVERLVLVSSAGGLPLFTPSPSEGQQVIRSYYQDGPPTRERMRAYLEMMMHDRSLVTDELVEERFLASVDPDFMAGAPEGRGTPATTEQLWPRLHEISARTLVVWGRDNRVQGYDNALFMLNRIPDVEVHLYGRTGLWVPFERARRFESLVTGFLTDD, translated from the coding sequence TTGCCCAGGTCTGAGCCCCATGACCCCGCGAGCCTGACCGACGCGCAGCGCGCGCTGTACGACGAGCTGCGCTCGGGGCCGCGGGCCGACCCCGCACGTCCGGGCGGCCCGGTCGACGCCGACGGGCGGCTGACGGGCCCCTTCGACGCCATGCTGCACAGCCCCGCGGTCGGAGGCCCCCTGCAGCGCCTCGGCGCGGCGCTGCGCTACGAGTCCGGCCTGGACGACCAGGTCCGGGAGATGGTCGTGCTCCTGGTCGCGGGGCATCACGACTGCGCCTACGAGCGCGTCGCCCACGAGCGCATCGCGCGCCGGCTGGGGGTGCCCGAGGAGACTCTGGCGACCCTGGCCGCCGCGCGCGTACCCGCGACCTTCGCCGATGACGTGGACGCCACCGCCGTGCCGGCGCTCGCGCTCGCCGCGCGGCTGCTCGACGGCCGGCTCACCGACGACGGCGACCTCGACGTCCTGCGCGACGCCCTGGGACCGGCCGGTGTCTTCGAGGTCAGCACCCTCGTCGGCTACTACCAGACCCTGGCCCACCAGCTCGCACTCTTCGGTGTCGAGCCCCCGACGGGCCGGAGGCCTGACATGACCGACTCCCCGACCGCCGAGTCGACGTCCCGCTACGTGGAGGCGGCCGGCGTCCGCATCCACCTGCACGAGGCCGGCGCGGCCGACGCCCCGCTGCTGCTCTGCGTGCACGGCGGCGCCCCTGGCGCCTATGGCTGGGGCAACTTCGGACAGAACGTCGAGGCCTTCGCCGCCCACTTCCGCACCGTGGTCGTCGACCTGCCCGGCTACGGCCGCTCCGACAAGCCCGCGATCGAGGGCGGGCGCTACGGGTTCTACGCGCGGGTCTTCGCCGCGCTGATCGCGGAGCTGGGCGCCGAGAGCGCGCACGTGCTCGGCATGGCGACCGGGGGTGCGGCGGCCATCGCGATGGCCGTGGACCACCCCGAGGTGGTCGAGCGGCTGGTGCTGGTCAGCTCGGCCGGCGGACTGCCGCTGTTCACGCCGAGCCCCAGCGAGGGCCAGCAGGTGATCCGCTCCTACTATCAGGACGGCCCGCCGACCCGGGAGCGCATGCGCGCCTACCTGGAGATGATGATGCACGACCGATCCCTCGTGACCGACGAGCTCGTCGAGGAGCGCTTCCTCGCCAGCGTCGACCCCGACTTCATGGCCGGCGCCCCCGAGGGCCGCGGGACGCCGGCCACCACCGAGCAGCTGTGGCCGCGCCTGCACGAGATCTCGGCCCGCACCCTCGTGGTCTGGGGGCGCGACAACCGCGTCCAGGGCTACGACAACGCGCTCTTCATGCTCAACCGGATCCCCGACGTCGAGGTGCACCTGTACGGCCGTACCGGCCTGTGGGTCCCCTTCGAGCGGGCTCGCCGGTTCGAGTCGCTGGTCACGGGGTTCCTGACCGACGACTGA